The Chloroflexota bacterium genome segment CCGATGCTTCAGCGTCGGGCGCGGCGGGGCTAAACCCCCGCGGTGAGGGAGAGCGAAGCCCCTTCGGGGCTCCAAGTCGCGGATTCACGCCGTCAGGGCCAGTGCGGCCACGGCCTCCTGCGGCAACTCCAGACGGACGAAGTAGTCCACTGGGTACAGGTAATCCTCACCGGATTCGTCAATGACCCTTACATAGCCGTCTTTGGCCGCAGACTCATCCTCAAGGAGTTGGTACACTTTGCGCAACTCCAGGTCTTCAGCGCCTTCGTTGCGGATGCAGAGCGCGAATTGAGGCTCCGATTGAGCCTTTCTAGTCATCGCTCATCCAGGAATTGGATTACCGCAACGCCCTCACCGGCAGCGTCTCGGCAAGCGCCGCGATTTCCGCCAGCGAACGGCGGAGCGGGCCGGGCTGCGACAGTTTCAGCGATGTGGCGGCGGCAGCGAAGCGGCAGGCTTCGTCCGGCTCGCGCGTCAGGCGGCGGGCCAGGTACGTGGAGATGCACGTATCGCCGCGCCCGGTGCGCCCGCTCAGGTTCTCGGCGACGAACGGCGACTGGTACACCTTCCCCTCGGCCCACACGGTAACGCCCGAAGCGTGCGTGAGGACGATTTCCTTCGGCCCGTAGGCGGCGACGAGCGGGAGCGCGGCGAGCGGGTCGGTCTCGCCCGTCAGCGCCTCGGCTTCGGCCTGGTCCAACTTCAGCGTGTGGACGAGCGCCAGCCCCTTGCGCCGCTCCGGCCACTCTTCGGTGGGCAGGTCGTTGCCGCGCGGGACGCGCACGAACCCCTGGATGTCCAGCGCGATTTTCGCCTTGCGGGCAAATCGTTTCACCAAATCCAGGGATACAATGCCGGCCATGATGGGGCCGATGAACACGTACTGGCCGTTCCAGCGGGGGAGGTCGTCCAGGTCAAAGAGACTGGCGTGGCCGATGGGATGGCAGATGCGCCTGTCCATGTCGGCGGTGTTGTAGATGTTCTCAATGCCCGAGGTCTGGGGCGCCGGCTGGGCGTACACGGCGATGCCTTCCGCCTTGAGTTCATCCAGGAGGCCGAAGTCCGACGGGTGCAATCGCGTGATGACGCCGGTGCGGATGCCGAGCCGCGCCACGGCGATCGCGCCGTAGTACACCGAGCCGCCCGAAGCGACCACGCGCTCCTGGCCGTGAACGAGGACATCTTTGGCGAAGTCGCCGACGAAGAGGATATCAAATTGGGGCTGTGGCATACGCTACCTCACGGCGCAGATGAGGCTTTCCAGGATAATGCGGCATCGCTCGTAGGGGAGGTGCACGTACACGGCCTGGCCGTTTTCAAACCGCTCCGCGCCGTGCGTCTGCACGCGGATTTCCACGCCCCGGACGTCTACGCGGTAGTCAAACTTGTCGCCCAGGTAGGTGCTCTTGGCGATGAGGCCGGCAACCTCGTTGGGGCCTTTGTCGCCCTCGGCGATGCGCAGGCGGACATCGTTGGGGCGGATGAACAGGAGCACGTCTAGCCCCACGTGCACCGATTCCACGGGCGGGACGGCGATGTGTTCGCCCTGAACGTCCAGCACGACGCGCTCGCTCTCCACCGCGACGACCTTCGCGGGGATGAAGTCGGAGAGGCCGATGAAGTCGGCCACGAACTTGGTGGCGGGGTGGTCGTAGATTTCCGCCGGCGTGCCCACCTGTTGCACGCACCCCTTGTTCATCACAGCCACCCGATCCGACAGCGCCAGGGCCTCTTCCTGGTCGTGGGTAACGTACACCGCGGTAATCCCCAGGCGCTTCTGCAGGTCTTTGATCTCAAACCGCATCTCTTCGCGCAGTTTGGCGTCCAGGTTGGAGAGCGGCTCGTCCAGGAGCAGGACTTTGGGGCGGTACACCAACGCCCGCGCCAGGCCCACCCGCTGCTGCTGGCCGCCGGAGAGTTGCCGGGGGTAATGCTTCTCGTATCCTTCCAGCCGCACCAGTTTGAGTGCGTCTTTCACCATGGCCGCGCGCTCGGCCTTGTTCATGCCCCGAATCATGAGGGGGAATTCCACGTTCTCAAACACCGTCATGTGCGGGAATAGCGCGAAGTTCTGGAACACCATGCCGAGTTCCCGACGGTGGGTTGGCACGTCCGTAACGTCCTTGCCGTCAATGAACACGCGGCCCTCGTCGGGAATGTTCTGGCCGGTGATGCAGCGGAGGGCGGTCGTCTTGCCGCATCCGCTGGGGCCGAGCAGCGTCATCAATTCGCCCCGCCGGATGCGAAGGGTTACATGGTCATTGGCGACGATGTTGCCATAGCGTTTGGTTACATCCACCAACTCAATCATCCAGTTGGACATGAGGACCTCCGATGTGGGTATCTTTGAATCTTACACGCCCTTGAAGCCGCCCACCAGTTTTTCCGGCTGCACCTGGCGCTGAATCATGAACAGCACGAAGAGCGAGGGGATGATCAGGATCATGGAGAGGGCGCTGGTTACTTCCCAGTAGCCCTCGCCGACGGCCAGGTAGGTGCGCACGGGCAGGGTGATGGTCTTCGGGCCGTAGGTCATCAGGGTCAGCGTGAACTCGTTGTACGAGGTCGTGAAGGTGAAGATGATGGACGACAGGATGCCGGGCATGACCAGCGGGAGCGTGATATGGAAGAACGTGCGCAGGTTGTTGGCACCGCACACGCTGGCCGCTTCCAGCACGCGCTCGTCCAAGCCCTCAAACGTGGACGAGAGCACCAGGATAGCATAGGGCGCGCAGATGGCCACGTGGGCGATGGCGACGCCCAGGTGGGTGTCGATCAGGTGCAGGCGATAGAAAATCTGGGCCACGCCCAGAGCATAGGCGATGGGCGGGATCATTCGGGGCAGGAGAATGGTTGACATAATGGCCTCTTTGCCCGGGATTCTCCGCCGGCCCAGCGCCCAGCCCGTGGGGATAGCGATCATCGTGGAGATGCCCACGGCGATGCCTGCAATGACCAGCGTATTCCGCAGCACCTCTGGGATGTTGGTTACGGTGATGGCCCAGGTGTACCAGTCCAGCGTCAACTCCGGCGGGAACCACAGTTTGCCGAACCAGTTGCGCCCCACGGATTTCAGCAGGATCATCAGGAAGGGCGTGGTAACCCAGAGAAAGAAGCACAGTAAGAACGTATAGGCCAGCAGTTTCTTGGCGTTGAGCAAGGCTTTCAGGTATTGGCGCAGGATTCTCATGATGCCGTCGGTCTCCTTAGCACGCGCATGTAGAGGGTGAGAAACGCCAGTTGGAGCA includes the following:
- a CDS encoding ABC transporter ATP-binding protein — protein: MSNWMIELVDVTKRYGNIVANDHVTLRIRRGELMTLLGPSGCGKTTALRCITGQNIPDEGRVFIDGKDVTDVPTHRRELGMVFQNFALFPHMTVFENVEFPLMIRGMNKAERAAMVKDALKLVRLEGYEKHYPRQLSGGQQQRVGLARALVYRPKVLLLDEPLSNLDAKLREEMRFEIKDLQKRLGITAVYVTHDQEEALALSDRVAVMNKGCVQQVGTPAEIYDHPATKFVADFIGLSDFIPAKVVAVESERVVLDVQGEHIAVPPVESVHVGLDVLLFIRPNDVRLRIAEGDKGPNEVAGLIAKSTYLGDKFDYRVDVRGVEIRVQTHGAERFENGQAVYVHLPYERCRIILESLICAVR
- a CDS encoding ABC transporter permease produces the protein MRILRQYLKALLNAKKLLAYTFLLCFFLWVTTPFLMILLKSVGRNWFGKLWFPPELTLDWYTWAITVTNIPEVLRNTLVIAGIAVGISTMIAIPTGWALGRRRIPGKEAIMSTILLPRMIPPIAYALGVAQIFYRLHLIDTHLGVAIAHVAICAPYAILVLSSTFEGLDERVLEAASVCGANNLRTFFHITLPLVMPGILSSIIFTFTTSYNEFTLTLMTYGPKTITLPVRTYLAVGEGYWEVTSALSMILIIPSLFVLFMIQRQVQPEKLVGGFKGV